A genome region from Camelus ferus isolate YT-003-E chromosome 25, BCGSAC_Cfer_1.0, whole genome shotgun sequence includes the following:
- the FAM83A gene encoding protein FAM83A, translated as MSQARHLGKIRKRLEDVKSQWVQPARADFNDNESARLATDALLDGGPEAYWQALSQEGEVDFLSSVEAQYIQAQTKEPPCAPEPLGGAEAGSKGLDSCSLQSGTYFPVASEGSEQTLLHTWASAEKPYLKEKSSATVYFQTDKHNNIRDLIRRCITRTSQVLAILMDVFTDVEIFCDILEAANKRRVFVCVLLDQGGVTLFQEMCDKAQISDSHLKNISIRSVEGEVYCAKSGRKFAGQIQEKFIISDWRYVLCGSYSFTWLCGHVHRNILSKFTGQAVELFDEEFRHLYASSKPVMGLKSPRLSAPLQPSAGPSPLPGRLSGSSCSASDRTTSDPFSSLSAGSNPQNQSLSTSSGPGSPLTPNPPPAPRFQPHHGPWGPLIPQAHFSPRPHDGLPALYSNLNAYRPTRLQLEQLGLVPRVAHTWRPFLQASPHF; from the exons ATGAGCCAGGCAAGGCACCTGGGCAAGATCCGGAAACGCCTGGAAGATGTCAAGAGCCAGTGGGTCCAGCCGGCCAGGGCTGACTTCAACGACAATGAGAGTGCCCGGCTGGCCACAGATGCCCTCTTGGATGGGGGTCCCGAGGCCTACTGGCAGGCGCTCAGCCAGGAAGGGGAGGTGGACTTCTTGTCCTCGGTGGAGGCCCAGTACATCCAGGCCCAGACTAAGGAGCCCCCCTGTGCCCCGGAGCCCCTGGGAGGGGCCGAGGCAGGCTCCAAGGGACTAGACTCCTGCTCCCTGCAGTCAGGTACCTATTTCCCCGTGGCCTCGGAGGGCAGCGAGCAGACCCTGCTGCACACCTGGGCCTCAGCTGAGAAGCCCTACCTGAAGGAAAAGTCCAGCGCCACCGTGTACTTCCAGACAGACAAGCACAACAACATCAGAGACCTCATCCGCCGCTGCATCACCCGGACCAGCCAG GTCCTGGCCATCCTGATGGATGTGTTCACAGATGTGGAGATCTTCTGTGACATTCTAGAGGCAGCTAACAAGCGCAGGGTGTTCGTCTGTGTGCTCCTGGACCAGGGAGGTGTGACACTCTTCCAGGAGATGTGTGACAAAGCCCAGATCTCTGACAGTCACCTCAAG aacatttccatccgGAGCGTAGAAGGAGAGGTGTACTGTGCCAAGTCAGGCAGGAAGTTCGCCGGCCAAATCCAGGAGAAGTTCATCATCTCGGACTGGAGATACGTCCTGTGTGGATCGTACAG CTTTACCTGGCTCTGCGGACACGTGCACCGGAACATCCTCTCCAAGTTCACAGGCCAGGCGGTGGAGCTGTTTGACGAGGAGTTCCGCCACCTCTACGCCTCCTCCAAACCCGTGATGGGCCTCAAGTCGCCCAGGCTGTCTGCACCCCTCCAGCCCAGCgctggccccagccccctgcccggCCGCCTCAGTGGCAGTAGCTGCTCCGCCAGTGACCGCACGACCTCTGACCCCTTCAGCAGCCTGTCTGCTGGCAGCAACCCCCAGAACCAGAGCCTGTCCACATCCTCAGGGCCCGGCAGCCCCCTGACCCCCaacccacctcctgcccccaggtTTCAGCCCCATCACGGCCCTTGGGGGCCCCTGATCCCACAGGCCCACTTCTCCCCAAGGCCCCACGACGGCCTGCCCGCTCTCTACAGCAACCTCAACGCCTACAGGCCCACGCGGCTGCAGCTCGAGCAGCTTGGCCTGGTGCCCAGGGTGGCCCACACCTGGAGGCCCTTTCTACAGGCATCCCCTCATTTCTGA